The DNA window CGTCTTGGGTTCTCCCCCCCCTGCATCAAACATCCCTGTTATCACTCCTTAATGCTGGTCCACCATTGGGATTGATAACTCCAAATGACAATTTGTAGCGAATAGGGACTCCAGATTGATGGACCAAGCGTGATGGAATGAAGGTTCTTGGTGGTCAGGACTCAGGTACATTGTCAGCCCAACTGCTAAGTTAGATTGAAATTCCCCAAGGCGCCGTCGAGAGACGAATTTCTTAGCATCAGCCAACTTTGTCACGTCACAATTCCTCGACCTACAGCACCAACCTAGTCAAAACCTTCCAACCCAACCGCCAACTGGTCCAATCCTTTGCGCGTGGCTTTTTTTTTCGACCCATGCGGAAACCCGGCTTCCTTCTACTAACGCCAGCTAGCCTTGATTTGGTGAGAGTTGGTGTGTTACGGTACGGTACGGTAGAGTGCCGTGCGCGTGGTAGGCCAAGAGAGAGAGGGTGTGtgagagacagagagagagacagcTGAAGAAAAGCCTTTTCTTTGACTCGACCCCCATCTCGTCAAGATGCTCTCACCCTCATTCCCCTCCGCGTCTCCTTCCAACGACAATGCTCGTCGTAAGACTCGACGGCGGCCCCATACCGAGTTGAACATTAACACAAACACATCCTCCCTTGCCTCCCCGTCGCCTAGGGAAAGGGATTCCATTCCTCTACCGCGCACGCCTCCGCCTCAAGACTCAGAATACCGTAGAtcaaagtcaaagtcaagaCACCAGAATACCAACAACCGGGAGCCTTCCAGGCCACCCGTCTCTAACCTCTACGCGCATGAGTCGTTTCTAGAGAACGCTACTCCTGTCGAGGACGACATGGACCGCCGCCTACCTTCCTCAAACAACCGCGATTCCCACGACCTATCGCTCTCTCCACGAAACGTCACCCGAGACTCCCTTGTAGCTAATATGCTCTTGTCCCTTGACCAGTTTTCTATGGCACAGTTGAGCGACAAGTACggaccatcatcatccacaCCCGGATCACGTTCACATACCTTTGACGAGACCTCGTCTCAGTCTATCGCAGCCGAGCAAACCAGAAGCTGGGTGGCTTCCAATTCTGTCGCAGCCCCATCCCGACCCAACGGCCACCAATACTCTTACAGCTCAGACCTCGAAGGCGCAGACGATTCCAGTCGCATATCTAGTCGCGGCCGACGAAGCAACAGCAGCTCCAATTTCCAGTCCAGTTTCCCACGTCTAAACAGTGTTCGAGAGGGCCACAGAGCAGGCTCGTCAAGAGCCATGCATTCAAGAGGGGGTAAACCCGGCAGCAGAAACAGCAGTATAGCTAGTGTCGATGCTGGTTATGCCCAAGTTCTAGGGAGTCAACGTTACGGACGTGGGTTTGTGCGATCTGCGAGCTTTGACTACGGACCACAACAGCAACCCTCCACAGCGCCAGCCCCAGTCGTCGAACCATCGTCCTTCCGAGTCGATTTCCCGAATAGTTACATCGACGACGAGTACGATGCGGCCCCAACCCCCAACGTCCCGGGTGGCCCACGGCGGCAACCGTCGATCCCCACGATGTCCAAAAGCGCATCGATACCACCGCCGATACCACCCACACCTCTCGAGCCTCCTACCCTTGATCACAAACGAAGCAGTCGCTCTCTAAAGAGCTCATCCGGCCGCAAAGCTGCTGCTTCGCGGGAACCGGCACCCGCCATACCAGCAATGGACCTTGATTCGGCGCCTGCACCCAATGTCGGCTATGGTAAATCAAAGGAGGCCGTGCACAGCGGCCCAACGCCTACATCACATGCAGCTGCACCCGTCAAGGAGCGTCCGGGGTTTTTCAGGAGGGTCTTTGGCTCCTCACGTAACAACTCACACAACACCAGCGAATCAGCGAATCCCCCAGCACCCCAACTGAACTCTACTGCAGACACAAAGGTGGCTGGTAGTGCCTCGGCGCCGCCATCTAGAGATACGTCCTCATCACATTCTCATCATCCCGCCTTACAAAAGAagccttcttccttctttcgAAGACGCAAGAAGTCTGTCACTGAAGAAACTCCTCCCATCCCGGCAATGCCTACGGCTCCCATACCTACAGCTATACCCAGTTTGACACCCCAGGATCGAGATTCGAGCTTGCCTCAACACCCAAGTCCTGCCAGCAGTTTACGTAAGGTTATGAACCCGTATATTCGAACTGGTCAGGGCGCCCCAGGGACTTCTGCTTCTCAAGGACCATCACCACTCGCCGATATTTCCAACATGACGCCGGAGCGAAAGGATAGGGTGACGGATCAAGAAGAGTATAAAAGGGAATTTTCCCCTGACTATTCACCTAGCCCCAACGCAAGGATTAGGACAGTCAGGTCCGAGTCTAATGATCAACTTTCGAAGCGCAATCAGACAGATGACACGCCTTCCCGTCTCCCACCAGAGAGGCCTACCAAGACCATGGAATCACGAAATAATTCTTTCCTTAATTTAGATGGACTTAGTGATAATGAAGACGAGAATGGAATGTTAGGGTTCAGTCTTGCCAGTATgtcaaccaccaaagccCAGCAATCGGAAAATGCCCCGGCGAGGGATATGTCTGGCAGGAGCCATTCAAAAGATCCTTATCGACCGGATCAGTCTGATTCAGAGGACGAACTGGACCGGGCTAACCTGGCACTGCCTATTGAAGGAGCTCGAGCCTCCAGCCCGGGATCGGCTTCAACTGGGACAGATTATAAGTCTGCTCTCAGTGCTGCTCCCAGTGTGAGGATTGAAAGCTCGGCAGATCCTAGCCCCAAGGTTATTGGTACCTTCGATTCAATCAAGAACAAGGGCATTGATGAGCCCGAGTTTGTCATTGGTGAACCGACTGAAGATGACCGCCAGAAAGCACAGAAGATCTACGATGGCAACGAGGATTTCATTCAGAAAGGAAAAGCTGCTTCATTTATGGGTGAAGAGGGCCCGATTCGACAACGCACACTGCAAGCTTATATGGAGTTATATGACTTTACCAGCCAGAGCATTGTGCAGGCCTTACGACAAGTCTGTGGGCGATTGGTTTTCCGAGCGGAGACCCAGCAAGTTGATCGTATCTTGGTAGCCTTTTCCAAGCGATGGTGTGACTGCAACCCCAACCATGGGTTTAAAGCAACGGGTAAATGCTGGCATCTCTTTCCAATCTACTAAGCTAATTCATAACAGATGTCATCCATACGATTTGCTACTCGATTATGTTGCTCAACACTGATCTTCATATGGCCGATATTGAGCACAAGATGACCCGCAGCCAATTCATCAAAAACACCATGGGCACCATATTACAGGCCGTCGATGAAGCAGCACCTGACGCTTTCCAGCGCGCGAGTATCCTTCCAGACAAGAATGGCTTTCCAAATGGCGAGAATCAGCAACAACCCTCCGAGCAGGACAAGAGATCTTTCAGAAACTCTTTCAGGCCACCAGCCCGTGCCGACTCTGGTACTCTGCCTGGGGAGGGCATCGAAGACTGTGGCCCGTTGGTCAAGTCACGCTTCAGCGGGACCAGAAAGGCTTGGGAGGAACAGATAGAGACTGTTCTTAAGGGCATCTATAACTCTATCAGAGACGAACGGTTGCCATTGTTCGGTGCCGAATCTGAAAAGAACGCCAGCTTGCAACCTTCCAATAGTGGTGGTCTCTCTGTGATGGGTATGCTCAAGAGGAGTCCGAGTGTCCTTAGCAAGGCTCCCTCGGAAAGCCAGCTGTCTGTTCGTGGCCGTATTAATGACAATGGCCGAGCCAACTCGGCCAGATGGACATCCAAGAGTCGATCCCGCGCTGGCATGAGTCGTACCGGCTTTTCCTCTAGCCGTACGAGTTTCGATGATGGAAACTCACTGTGGAGTCCCACAGCCTCCTCAGCTACTTGGAGCCGTCACTCTTTGGGCAGAACCCAAACATCCGTCTCTCAAGATTCCTTTGGCTCTGCCCTTCGTGGAGATTACCAGCAATCAATTGGCTTTGCCAACGCATTGAGTCAAGCTATTATCCGGGATGAGGAGGTTTACGGAGATGGTGCCCCATCTATCCTGAGCTCAGACATCCCGGCAACACAGCTCCTCGAAGATGAATCGCTCGAACTCGCCGGACCTCCGTGGGTCAAGGAAGGAATGGTTACCCACAAACATCATCTAGATGGCGTGGACAAGAAGGCCAAAGCCAGGAACTGGTCCGAGGTCTTTGCTGTTATCCAGAAGGGGCAGTTGAACCTGTTCTCTTTCCAGCCAAACAAATCTGTTCGCGCGAGGAACCGCGACAGAAACAATCGTGGCGGGCCCGTTCTTGTCGGCGGCGGAAACTGGCAAGATAACGCAACGAACCTGGGTTCCTACAACCTTCGACAGACTCTTGCATCCGCCCTTCCGCCACCTGGCTACTCGAGGGCTCGGCCACATGTTTGGGCTTTGAGCCTGCCAAACGGTGCTGTTCACTTGTTCCAAGTGGGCACGCCTGAGATTTGCAAGGAATTCGTTACTACCGCGAACTATTGGAGCGCGCGATTGAGCACCCATCCGTTGACTGGAGGTATAAGTAACATTGAATATGGATGGAGTGAGGCCATCGTGAACAACGCCTTGGTATCGATCATCAATGAGACAGCTCCAGGCAAGACCTCCCGTCCCGGAAGCAGCGCAGCACAACACCACCGGAAATCGAGTGCCAACAGTGGAAGTTTCCGAGGGTCAAGCTTTGACCATGTTGCGGGTGCTTTTACCAATAATAGTGGACGTGGCAAGTTGCCTGGCGATCGCATTCACATTGCAGAATGGGCACCTCCAACCCAAAGCATGCGTCCTAGCAACCAGCCAGAGGCAGAGCAGCTTCAGACTTTGGATGCATACGTCAAGGGAATTGAAGCGGAACTTCAAACACACAACCGACTTCGCAGTCCTATGCTCTTGGCGTTCACCCCCAGAGGCAGCAACGCTGTCAAGGCCATGGCCAACTGGGAACGCAAGAGCGCATATCTACTCCGCGAAATCGTCAAGTTCACAACTTATGTCGACTGTCTGCAACAAGCCGAGTCAAGGAAGCAAGAGATTTACCACGAGAGAGACCTGGCGCAACGAGCTGCGCGAGGTGAACTCAGCGATGGCGACATGGATGTCAGCGGAGACGAGGGAGATGTAACACTGAGACCCTAAGAGGTCCATGTACGAACaagcatacatacatacgcATCAgcattttcttttttgacGTATGCTGCATATCAGTTATTGGCGTTGTTTTTTATTTCGTCATTTTTCCTCACGCACGATTACCCAACCCTAATACCCAGACGTTGTGGTTCATgaatactatttactttacGGTGTACAAAACGTTATGGCAAAGAAAGGAATGGGGAAACagggaagaagacgagggcGTTTGATTAATGCCCAAGTGATTGGATCTGTATACATTAATAGTCTTCTTTGTAATGATACTGCT is part of the Fusarium poae strain DAOMC 252244 chromosome 4, whole genome shotgun sequence genome and encodes:
- a CDS encoding hypothetical protein (BUSCO:3435at5125), with product MLSPSFPSASPSNDNARRKTRRRPHTELNINTNTSSLASPSPRERDSIPLPRTPPPQDSEYRRSKSKSRHQNTNNREPSRPPVSNLYAHESFLENATPVEDDMDRRLPSSNNRDSHDLSLSPRNVTRDSLVANMLLSLDQFSMAQLSDKYGPSSSTPGSRSHTFDETSSQSIAAEQTRSWVASNSVAAPSRPNGHQYSYSSDLEGADDSSRISSRGRRSNSSSNFQSSFPRLNSVREGHRAGSSRAMHSRGGKPGSRNSSIASVDAGYAQVLGSQRYGRGFVRSASFDYGPQQQPSTAPAPVVEPSSFRVDFPNSYIDDEYDAAPTPNVPGGPRRQPSIPTMSKSASIPPPIPPTPLEPPTLDHKRSSRSLKSSSGRKAAASREPAPAIPAMDLDSAPAPNVGYGKSKEAVHSGPTPTSHAAAPVKERPGFFRRVFGSSRNNSHNTSESANPPAPQLNSTADTKVAGSASAPPSRDTSSSHSHHPALQKKPSSFFRRRKKSVTEETPPIPAMPTAPIPTAIPSLTPQDRDSSLPQHPSPASSLRKVMNPYIRTGQGAPGTSASQGPSPLADISNMTPERKDRVTDQEEYKREFSPDYSPSPNARIRTVRSESNDQLSKRNQTDDTPSRLPPERPTKTMESRNNSFLNLDGLSDNEDENGMLGFSLASMSTTKAQQSENAPARDMSGRSHSKDPYRPDQSDSEDELDRANLALPIEGARASSPGSASTGTDYKSALSAAPSVRIESSADPSPKVIGTFDSIKNKGIDEPEFVIGEPTEDDRQKAQKIYDGNEDFIQKGKAASFMGEEGPIRQRTLQAYMELYDFTSQSIVQALRQVCGRLVFRAETQQVDRILVAFSKRWCDCNPNHGFKATDVIHTICYSIMLLNTDLHMADIEHKMTRSQFIKNTMGTILQAVDEAAPDAFQRASILPDKNGFPNGENQQQPSEQDKRSFRNSFRPPARADSGTLPGEGIEDCGPLVKSRFSGTRKAWEEQIETVLKGIYNSIRDERLPLFGAESEKNASLQPSNSGGLSVMGMLKRSPSVLSKAPSESQLSVRGRINDNGRANSARWTSKSRSRAGMSRTGFSSSRTSFDDGNSLWSPTASSATWSRHSLGRTQTSVSQDSFGSALRGDYQQSIGFANALSQAIIRDEEVYGDGAPSILSSDIPATQLLEDESLELAGPPWVKEGMVTHKHHLDGVDKKAKARNWSEVFAVIQKGQLNLFSFQPNKSVRARNRDRNNRGGPVLVGGGNWQDNATNLGSYNLRQTLASALPPPGYSRARPHVWALSLPNGAVHLFQVGTPEICKEFVTTANYWSARLSTHPLTGGISNIEYGWSEAIVNNALVSIINETAPGKTSRPGSSAAQHHRKSSANSGSFRGSSFDHVAGAFTNNSGRGKLPGDRIHIAEWAPPTQSMRPSNQPEAEQLQTLDAYVKGIEAELQTHNRLRSPMLLAFTPRGSNAVKAMANWERKSAYLLREIVKFTTYVDCLQQAESRKQEIYHERDLAQRAARGELSDGDMDVSGDEGDVTLRP